One Hymenobacter swuensis DY53 genomic window, GTGTAGACCTTACGGGTGTAGCCCACGCCGCGGGCGAGGTGAAAGCGCCGCAGGAAATTGATGCCGCTGGTGGTAGAATCGATAAATGCCGTCCCGAAGTGCAGGCTGTGTGGAAACCGCCCAGCGGGCACTGTTACAGGCACGGTGTCCAGTAAGGTGGGCCCCAAGCGGGAAAGCATCGTGCCCGGCGGCGGCAGTGGATAAACCAGAATGAGCCCGGTCGAGTAGATATTGCCTGCCTCGTTGCTCTGCTGGACGCCCCATTCGTTGCCGCTGCCTTGGCAGAAGAGGCTTTCTCCTCCCGCAAAATTTTGCAGCGAGCTATACCCGCGAAAAAACGTGCGGTTGGAGTGCGTGAAGTGGGCTTCGTATAAGGTCACGCAGGTAGGCAGCCCATACGTCGCTTGGCCGGGCTTGAACACGCGGGTTTGAGTTCCGCCCCGGACGGTATCAAAAACGGCCGGTACACTACCCCGCTGCTTATACACCCAATAGCTGCCAGGAGGAAACGACCAGTAATCCAAAAACTCCTGCGGGGCCTTCTCTACCTGGTCGCAGTCGTGTACCACGTCCTGTTTTTTGCAAGCGCCTAACCAAGCGGATAGCGTCAAAAAGCAGACAACCAGGATGTGCTTTTTCATACAGGAAGAGCAAACATGAGGATAAAAGAGGCCGGCATTCCCGCCCGCACGGTACAAGAAAAGGGTGGGGCCGTAAACCCGCTCCGTTCAAATAAAGGAGCATAATTATTCAGTGATTCCTAGTCCATCGAACATAAAAAACTGCATCACCAGGGCCAGCGCTAGCCAGCAGGCGTACTGCACCAACATCAGTACGTCGGCCACAACGCCAACGCGGGTGGTGCGGTCCAGGCGCCGCGTGTGCCACACGTACGAGCCAACGATGCTCAGCAACACCCACACCCAGCTTAACCGGCAGATGATTATCAATATGGAGTAATAAACTCTATATGAGTAAAGCACCGGCAGTCCCGGCAGCCCGGCCAAGTATTCCGTGTAGAGTTCAAAGTCACTGGCCAAAAACAGGGCCAGCAACCCACAGAAGGTGACAAACCCGATTAGCAGCGACCGAAGTACCGGCATGTCCTAGCATCCACTGGTATGAAATGACAATATTTTTTGAACGCGTTATTCCCTAGTGGCCCTCGGCTCAGCAAGCGCCAAGCCCAGCTTAGTCCATGAACGGACGTTTATTCGGATCGAATGGCTCCGGCATAAAAAACCATATGCGCAGCGCCAGCAGCAGCAGCAAGGCATAGAGCAACCACATCAGGATTTCGGACACGGTGCCTGCCACCGTCTTGCGGTCCAAGTGCCGCGTGTGCCACACATACGAGCCGCCAATGCTGAGTGCCACCCATGCCAAAGCTATCTGGTACTTTACCCGAGTGCCCTCAATAGTCAGTCCCAAGCCGCTCCAATACAGCCACACCGTTATCCCGATGGCCACGACCCCGATAAGTAATGACCGGATAAGCTGTCCGAACAAAAAAGAACGCATGCAAATTGGTATAGTCGGTTTGAGCAATCCTTTTGAACAACAAATCCCCTCCTTGACCGATAGCTCCGAACCGCCACTGGTAGTTTACAAAAATGGTGGCAAGGTAAACGCGGCAATTCAGTTTAAGGAGCGATTGTGCTGGCCTATGCAGAGGTGGCCAGCCGAGTGCATCAAGGATAGTGTCCTGACCTAGGCACCGTATCTCCGGGCACATGCACCCCTCGGTAAAACAGCGTTCCGGCAACGCGGGCGAATTCCGGGTTCGGCAAAAAGCGTACTTCCCTCCGCCGCCCCAAGGAGAAGAAATAACGTTGGCCCGGATAGGGCACCCAGGGGTCAGTGTAGATAAAATGGCGGTCTTGCCAGTAGTTGGACGTGCCCGGTACCCGCCGAAACGTAGCGATGTCAACCCCCTTCTTCAAGCTGACCGGGCTGAGCCAGTCGAAGTACACGAACTCCTCGTAATTGTAGGGCGGGTCCTGGCTGATGTCTTCATGCACCTCCCGGTACGGCAGACGGATGAAGACCCTGCCCGTCGGGTCGCGGAAGAGCGTACTATCCTCCAAGCCGATGGGCGTTAACGAGTGTTCGAAACTTGTGTATTCTGATTCGCAAGCCCCACAGAGCAGGGCAGTGCTACCTGCAAGAAGGAGGAAAACGCAGACTTTCATACCATACAAGAAATGATGCACCCCAACTTCTACGCCCCCTTGGCCATTCTATTTTAACGGTGGTGGCCTAAACGCGGTAATTCAGTTTAAGGAGCGTTATTTTTCCAGTTGTTCCACAGGTTGCCGAACACTCACTATTCGCAACCCCTGCGTTGGGCTTACGGCTACTTCTGCCTCTACAAAAATGTCAGAATCCGGAATACCCAAGCGCGTAGAAAAGAGGAATTGCCCCTGCCGGTGCGCTAAGAAAGTGGTGCGCGAAAGCGCCCATTCCTGCACCGCACCTAACTGTTTGGCAACGGGGTGGCCCACAAATAGCCCCTTCGTCAGCCGCTGGTGCAGCCACGGCTTATTGCCCCGGAACACGAACAGCTCGCTCTGGTAATTGTGGGAGACATCCTGCGCGGGGCCGCTGTCCTCCACGATGGGGTTGACCACGGCGCTATCGTTCAAACACGTGGTCACCACCTGCACCCGGTACCGCTCCGGTCCGGGCAACGAGGTGTTGCGCCGGTCCACCGCAGAATCCACGGGCCAATAGGTGCGACGTGACGCAGGCGTAGCCGCCGGGCGCTGAACGGTACCCAACTGCTCCGATGGGGCCTGGTCCTGGGAGGTGCAGCCCGAAGCGGTTATCAATGCCAACAGGCCGATGACAAGTAGTTTCATGCAGCAAGAAAGCCACTGCTGGCAAGTGTTCAGGCAAACGGTATTGTCCTGAACCCGGCAATTGAGTTTAAGAAGCATTACTTTACAGTGGCTTCGCTCCAGTGGATTTCATCGTTTCGTTCGTGAATGTTCTATGCTTTTTCTGCTCCTAAACTGTGAGTTGCCTATAACAAGGATACAAACCTTGCTCGGGCGCCTGTTTGCCATCGACGCAGGGAAGGTGATGGATGTTTTGTCGGTCTCATCCACTGAGCTATACTACGATCTTCACTTACTTGCCCAATCGAAAACGCCTCGCAGTGCTGCTCTCGCCTCCAGCTTTTTCGTGGAGTTGGGCGTCTATCCGCATGGGCAACTGGAAGCTATTTACGACAGCCAGGAGGCATTCGCCCGCGCGTTCTCTCGGGAAAGCCAGTTGCCCGTTCTCGTGAGTGGCGATAATATGCCAGACCCCTACACCTGGTTGCTGTTCGAAGCAGAATTGGTCTATGAGGTGAAAGAATGGCCGGAAGACGAAGAGACTCAGGCCATCACCGTGTTCCCCGCGAACAAAAAGCTGTTACCTCCCGGTTGAAATGGGCCATTGTATTTGGGCTGTCTTTGGCCAAAACGTGTTTAGCGAAAGGGTGGGTCGGTGAACACGGGCCGTTCAAAAATAGGAGGCGGTAAGGTACTTGTTTGGGCGGCGCATTAGGGGGATGCTGGCGCAAGGGGGGCTTGGCCGCGGTAGGTAAGCCATATGTCTTGATTGCCACGCATGGTCCAATAAGTCAAGCCTCGCAGGCGCAACTGCTGGTCGACCTCCACGCCGACTAGGTGCGGCAGGTGCGTCGACGAGGCCGGGGTTGCTACTCGATAGCGATAAAGCGTGTCAGCACTGCTGGGGTCTATTGTCCAGGCAATCAATGCTGACTTTAGGTGGAAGTGGCAGGTTTGGTAGGGCACCCTTCGGACGGTGCCAAGCGTGTCGCTCAGGTCCAGCAAGGGACTCTCCACTGCCTCACACGGGATGCGGCCGTTCGTCGTAAGGGAGACGAGTTGGGGCACGTACCGGAGTTGGCGCCCGGCGCGGCGCACCAGCATGTCAAGGATGATCCGTTTAGCGTCCTGAGGGGTATAGGTTGGGCTTTTGCGCCGGCCCCGGACGATGCGCACCCGCTCATAAGACGTCGCCAGTTCCGGCTCAGACGGAGTGGACAAGAGTACCGAGAAATACGGATTACCGCCCGCGCCCGTCCGTTGGAACACGAAGCGGCGGACGAGTTCGGGCGGCCCTTGTGGGTCGGGAGACACTGGCCGGGTCGGCCCAGCCAACAACACGCAACACAAGGCGAAGGATTTCGAAAGCATCAGGCAGGAGCAGAAGTGATCCGTAATAATAATCACTGAGCGGGCTGGGAGGAGCTACCTAACGGCTTGTCCGCGCAAACGGTGGTGGCCTAAACGCGGCAATTCAGTTTAAGGAGGGTTACTTTCGAGTATGGGCGCTAAACATGTATGCTTCGATTGCCACAAAGCAGTTAATGTGCCTTATGGCGCCACTGGTCCAGTACGATGCACGGACTGTGGGGCTGAATTAGTAGTATTGCCCCACCGCTTTCGTCCGCCTAAAAAACGCGAAGAGGACAAATGGGCAGCCGCTCGTTACTTGGTAGAGCACGGCTATTGTTACGAACACCTCGCCCCGGGTCATTTTCCGGAATGGGCCACCACCAAGTTTGGAAACTATGTGCAGTACCCAGAAAATTTAAGAGAAGCGAAGGAGTTTGTGGAGAAATATGGGGCGCTCGCACCCAGAATGAGGTGAAGTGCTTGCGTTCATTTTAACGGTTCCAAAAGTAAGAGTGTGTTCCACAGCGCATTCATTACTTGGCTGTTCATTACCCAAATGCAATCCGTCTCATTTATTTCAACGAATTCAAATGGTGCCCTTTTACCAAGCCGTAAGGCATTTTTCCGTAAAATAGTCAACAAGTCTGCGATGGCGATTGCTCCTGCCGCGCCAGCAGGGGTTGCATAATAGACGTGCTCCTGCCCGATGACCGTATAGACGCCGTCCGCTCGTTGGATGCCGACCAAGGCGTCTCGATTGGTCTGGTTCAGGTGCTGAACGAGCGGTGATTGTTCGTCCACGTAACAGGTGCCGGAAAGCTGGTCCAGCCCGTTCCGCCTAATTCTCGCTTTTAGATTACCTCGTTTCACTGGTCTTCTGATTGAGCCGAACGGGCCAAATAGTTCACTGCGGAAAGTCGAAGAAGAAGGGCCACTCGGGGGCAAAACAAGGTGCAGTTTTCTTGGTGCCCCCGTTCAAGATAACGGTCCTAAGGCAAACGCGCTTCGTTTAGTTTTAGGAGTGTTAAATTAAGCACTGTTGCCTTGGCTATTTTCTGTCTTGGCAAATCGTTTTCTTATGGGTAATCCTATCAGCCATAGCAGCATTGGCGGCATGGCCGGCAGCAAAAGGACCCAGCAGAAATCAGCCGCATTATGGCGGATGATGTCCCCTACCGCGGTCGTTTTTATTTGTCCGGTGAAGACAAAAATCATGTCAACGACCGCCTCAAACCCATTTCCCTTTATCAAAGAAAATGGAAAGGAACGGTCGGATGATTCTCCGATGGAGGAACAAAGAAGGGTAAGCACCAACCCCAGCAACCAGATTCTCGTCAGCCAGCGGGGCCATGCACGCAACATTCCGGTTGCGAGGTGAAGTGCGCCCACGGGCACCAGTAGTATAATAAGTATAAGTAGTAACCAGCCAGGGGCGTACATACAGACGATGCTGAAAGGGGAGGCTTCTCTAGCGGACAGTCAAAAGAAGGAAACCGAGCACTTAAGCTACTGGAGAAAACGGCAGTAGCACCGGAATCACTCGCTCGGGGTACAGCGAAACGGTGGCAAAGTAAACGCGCTCCGTCCAGTTGAAAGAGCATTTATACCTATCTATCGGCCCTTCTCCTTATTCTGCCAGTAGCGGGCAATCAGGTCGTGGTAACGTCCCGCGAAGTCGTCTTGGTCGTTACGGATGAATTCCTCGGTCACGCGCCTAATGCCGGGGTACAAGGGGTCAAAGTCTTGTGCGTTTAGCCGGGCATCAAACCAGGGCCGAAGCGGGCTCATGTCCATCAGGGCCACCATGGCCCAGTACCGCACCGGTGCTTCCGCGTCTTCCAGCAATCCCGCCAGCAGGGCCAGTACCGGGCCGGCTTGGGTGTACACGTTCGTGTTCTTGCCAGAGCGTGCACGTACGCCACCCGGTGGTCCGTGTTCGGGGCGTGGGCAATGGCTTCGCAGAGCGCTGGCACCGCAGCCGGGCCGGTCATACTCAGGGCCCACCGGGCGCGGTCGGCCACGGTGAAGTCGTGGTCGACGAGCTGGCGCAGCAACACGGGCACCAGGCGTGCGGCATCGGCGAGCAGCAGGGCAGGGAACTGTTTAACCAGCGCATCGAGGCAGAAAAACGCGATGGTGTTGTCGGTCGTGCCCGCCAGCGTCTCCACGACCACGGCGTACGCGGCGGGATTACCAGCCGCCTGCGCCAAGGTGGCAAATGCTTGCGACCGCGCTTCGCCGTCCGCATGGGCCACTTGGTAGAGTAAATCAGCAGCAATCATCGGTTAAACGAATATAAGAGCGGCACACGCGAACAGGCTGATACGCTTGCTTACAAGATGCGCTAGTTCAGCAAAACGGTGCTGCTGCAAACGCGCCCCTTCTAGTGAGAGGAGCAAAGAAGCAAACGCGAAAACAAAACGAACTTAGCTTCTCATCCCGCAAAACAAGAAAGCACATGAGCCCCAGCGACCTCCGCACCATGCAGCAGTTTGTCGACTACGCCCTGGAATCATGGCACCAAGGCGGACTAATGCGTTGGGCTGATTCAGACATGCCGGTAGAAATGCGCGACGAAACACGGCCGATTGTGGATGACTCAATTCCCTGGAAACCAATACCCAGCACCGTGTCCGCAGGTGACCTGGAGGCGTTGGAGGAACGCATTGAATTGCAGTACCCCGCCTTGTATAAGGAATTTCTGCGCTACCAGCACTTCTACGAATTCTGGCCGGAGCAACAAATCAACTTCTTTCCCCACGTCATTGCGCAGTGGAAAGACCGGTTACTTGCCGGTTACTTCCAGTCGTGGGAACCCGCCAAGCTCATTGGGCAGAGATATATCTACTTTGCGGATTACTCGGATTGGGGCATCCTGTGCTTTGACACCAACAACCAGCGGCCGGAAGACAACGACTGTCCAATCGTGTTGATTGACCACGAGTTGCTCTATGACGAGCCGCTGCCAATGACTATTCTCTATGCTTCTTTCGCGGACCTGATGCGTAGTTTGCGCGCCGTACAAGAAAATCCTCGCCAACTGGAAGAATAGTAGTGGTACATGGCGGCTACCAGCAGTAGTAGCTCACGGGCTTCGCTGTCGTAGTTCAGCAAAAGGGTGAGTTCCTTAGCGTGCTATAGTTTCCGTTTTCTGAGAGCACCCCTAGATGAACTGTCGCATTATGCATCCATCTTAAGATAGGCTAGTGCTTCACTATGGAGTAGGGTATGCGTTGAGAGTACTATTACCTCAGAAAATTTTAACACCAAAAAAGGGGCCGATGATTACCGAGGAATTGCCCCCGACTAACATGAGGTGGGCTAGCTAAAACGGACAGCGCGAAGTCTTAACTTCGGTTGCCCATGACTGATAAATCAAATCCTGACGGCTGGGCCGCCACCCGGAAGAACTACCCGCCGGCTTTTAAGGCCGGGTGTGTGCACCAAGTAGCGGCTAGTGCCGCCAGGCTCCGTTTTCGCCTTCCTGGCAGAAGCCGAGCGTACGGCCATCCTAGCTGAGATGCTCTACCAGGAGCAGCAACGGGACGGCAACGAGATTGTCCAACCCCTGCGCATTTCCACCGTCACGCGCTACACCTGCCCGCGCCTACGGGGCGTGGTCATCCACAGGCATCGGAAAGCCTCAGCAGGCAAGCCGACTGCTCAAGTCATGTCCCACCCCGTCAGTCAACTCCCGTAACGGGCTACGTATTCTATTTGCTGAGAGGACCGAAGCCCGGGCCCACCACCTGCGCCTGGGCTTTGCCGCCATGAACCCCGACGAATTAACCCAAAGCGTGGCGGTGCTCCAGCAGGCGCTCCGCCAGCCAAGCCGATCCGCATAAACGGCTCTAGTCCATAAAAGTGGTCCCAAAGTCGCATTCGATTGGCAACGGCGGCCGACGCTCACCTTGGCAAGCTCGTTGTAACGAAGCTTTTGTACTGTTCGGTACCAGACTTTTTTCGGCTCGGGGTCTTTGAATTCTTTTTCCCCTACCTCCATCATAGTGTTCAGCGCCAGAATCAGCAAGTTTGCTTGTTTCACAGCCTGTTCAAGTTCGGTACTGCGCTGCTCCAAGACCTGCCTGTTCTGCTTTTGCGTGGTCGTCATGGCAGGTAAGCATACCCGTTTGGATTTTGCGCTGGTACAGACTCACCCAGTCCCGCAGTGTGTAGCTGATGGGAATAGCCAAATCGGCCATAACTTGGCTAGGCTCCTCGCCGCCAAAGAAGCATACGAAACACGGCCGTTTCTCGGAATTGCTCGCTATACTCAAAGCGAGCCAGTACATCCTGAATGTGGTCTTGTATAAGGACAGTTTTAAGGGTGAAAAACTGTCAACTTATTTCAGGAAAAGACACATGTTGCAGCGTGCTGGTTTTGGTGTCCCGTTCTAGTTGCTGCATTACCTGCCGCAGGTTTGCATCAATGATGTCAAGCAGGGGTTGCAGGGCTGCTACATCGAAGAGGCCGGAGTACTTTTCCAGATGATCCACGGGTTCCAGCACCTGCTTCATGTGCAGATGCATAAGGCTGGGCTTGATCTTATGCGCTCCGGCTTGTAAGCGGGTCAGACTACCATCGGCCATGGCAGCGTGCAGCTCCTGCAGGATGGCCGTACTGCTTTGCAGGAAAGTGCGCAGCATAAAATCGATGAATTGCTGGTCGCCCCGGGCGGTTTCGTGCAGCAGCGTCAAATCGTAGAGCTTACTGGCGGCTTGCTCTTCGTTGTGATTACGTTCCGTCCAGTTGTACACCATTTTCAGCAGATCCTGCTCCTGAAATGGCTTGGCCAGGTAATCGTTCATGCCGGCACTCAGACACTTCTGCTGCTCGCCGCGGATGGCGTTGGCCGTGAGCGCCACAATGGGCGTGGTAAGGCCTAGTTCCTGCCGCAGAAACTCGGTGGTTTCAAAACCGTTCATCACCGGCATCTGCACGTCCATCAGAATCAAATCGAAGGGCGTGGGGGCCTGGCGCACCAGCTCAACGGCTACGGCTCCGTTCTCGGCCTCCGTGACTTCCACGCTGGCCTGGGTCAGGAATGACTTGGCCAACAGGCGGTTAAAGTCGTTGTCTTCGACCAGCAGTACGCGTCGGCCTTTGATGCCGGCCTGAATGGCTTTGGCCCCGAACGACAACTGCTTGCTGGGCATATCGGTGACCGCGCCAACGGGCAGGCGCAACGTGAAGCTGATGACAGTGCCCTGGTTTTTTTCGCTCTCAATGCGCAATTCCCCGCCCATGAGTCCCACCAGCCGCCGGCAGATGCTCAGGCCCAGGCCCGTACCGCCAAACTTGCGCGTCACGGAGGAATCTTCCTGGCTGAACTCGTTGAAAATCCGGTTCAGGTATTCCGGCGTAATTCCAATGCCCGTGTCACTAACGGTAAACTCCACTACCACGTCCTGCTCCGTGAAATCGGTCAGCTCGCAGCTCACAGTTACTTGGCCCTTCTCCGTGAACTTAATGGCATTGCCGGCCAGGTTCAGCAGCACCTGCGTGATGCGGTACGGGTCGCCGATGAGCACATCGGGGATGCCGGCTTTTACCCACGTTACGAAATTAAGTCCCCTTTCCTCGGCCTTGTACTGCAGGGTTTTCTCAATTTGCTCGCATACTGCCTGAATACTGAAGCCGATGTGTTCGAGTGTGAGCTTGCCCGCGTCAATCTTGGTCAGATCCAGCACATCGTTGATGATGACCAGCAGGTTTTCGGCCGAGGTGCTGATGGCATTCAGGTAGTTGTCCTGGTTTTTGGAAAGCGGGGTTTTGGCCAGCAGCTGGCTCATACCCAGGATGGCATTCATGGGCGTGCGAATTTCGTGGCTCATGTTGGCCAGAAACAGCTCCTTGGCCTTCGATGACTCCTCGGCCTGCTTTTTGGCCTCGCGCAGGTTGTTTTCCAGTAGTTTCTGGTGCGTGATGTCCATAAAAATTCCAGTGGTCCCTACCACGGTGCTGTGCTCGTCGTAGAGCGGTGCCCCGCCGATGAGCATCCACTTCATCACGCCGTTTTTGGTGGTTACCTGCGCTTCATATACATCCGAAATGCCCCGGAGGCGCTCCAGCTGCTTGTTGCGCAGCAGGTCGTTATCCTTTGCGGCGCGGATCAGGGAGAAAATGGACATGCCCAGCATCTCCGCCTCTTCGTAGCCGACCAGCTCACAGAAACTGTCGTTTACGTAGCGGACATGGTGGTCCAGGTCCACTTCCACCAAGCCCAGGCTCATGTTTTCGATGATGGCTTGGTATTTCTGTTCGCGCCGCTTCAGAATGTAGTCATCCTTTTCCTGCTGCGTGATGTCTTGAAAGGTCCAGAGGTGGCCGATATTCTCCTGGTGGTGATAAATGGGCTGGGAACGGCGCTGAAAAATCCGCTCGTCGGCCAGGTATAGCGTTTCGCTACCCTGCCAGCGCTGCCGAAATAGGTCGCGCAGACAGCTGCCAATGGGCGCGGGGTGCTGGGCCGCCAGCAGCGAGCGTTCCAGGCAGGTGGAGAGGTCAAATCCAATCAGCTCCTCCGGGGAGCAGCCCAACTGGTAGAGCTGGCAGAACTCTTCGTTGGTCAGCAGCACCCGCGCGTGCTCATCTACCAGCAGGATGGCATCGTTGAGGCTGGCAATGACGTTGCGCAGGCGCAGGGAGGAAAAGGCCAGCTCCGCTTCCGTGTTTTTCTGGCGGGTAATATCCGTAACGATGCCCGACAGCAGAGCGGGCGTGTTCTCAGCCGTCAGTTGGGTAACTACCCCCCGGCACAGCAGGTGCTTGTAGCTGCCATCGTGGCCCAGCATCCGGAATTCCAGCAGCCACACGGGCGCCTGCTCCTGCTGATGACTAGCCCATGTAGCCCGGATCTGCTTCAAATCGTGCGGGTGTACTCGGGCCAGCCAGGCCTGGTGGTCGTTGGGCAACTCCGTTTCGGCGTAGCCGAGCAGCTGGCGGAACGAGACCGAAAACGTCGGCTGGCCGGTACGCATATCATACTCCCACAGCCCGT contains:
- a CDS encoding SMI1/KNR4 family protein yields the protein MSPSDLRTMQQFVDYALESWHQGGLMRWADSDMPVEMRDETRPIVDDSIPWKPIPSTVSAGDLEALEERIELQYPALYKEFLRYQHFYEFWPEQQINFFPHVIAQWKDRLLAGYFQSWEPAKLIGQRYIYFADYSDWGILCFDTNNQRPEDNDCPIVLIDHELLYDEPLPMTILYASFADLMRSLRAVQENPRQLEE
- a CDS encoding PAS domain-containing hybrid sensor histidine kinase/response regulator; the encoded protein is MEFSPYAARQQAEIDRLQAQVLHLEQQQQQLQQALHLSEWRFESVAGQVPVVLYQWRENFDGSFCFKYVSPRLHDLFGIPLADADRLGDFIHPDDQERWRNSVHEANQRRHPWQFEGRMVVPGQPLRWWRGHSVLSSQDAQGLVYTGIMEDITALQQSQQQLLTTEERWQEAFRLIGDGLWEYDMRTGQPTFSVSFRQLLGYAETELPNDHQAWLARVHPHDLKQIRATWASHQQEQAPVWLLEFRMLGHDGSYKHLLCRGVVTQLTAENTPALLSGIVTDITRQKNTEAELAFSSLRLRNVIASLNDAILLVDEHARVLLTNEEFCQLYQLGCSPEELIGFDLSTCLERSLLAAQHPAPIGSCLRDLFRQRWQGSETLYLADERIFQRRSQPIYHHQENIGHLWTFQDITQQEKDDYILKRREQKYQAIIENMSLGLVEVDLDHHVRYVNDSFCELVGYEEAEMLGMSIFSLIRAAKDNDLLRNKQLERLRGISDVYEAQVTTKNGVMKWMLIGGAPLYDEHSTVVGTTGIFMDITHQKLLENNLREAKKQAEESSKAKELFLANMSHEIRTPMNAILGMSQLLAKTPLSKNQDNYLNAISTSAENLLVIINDVLDLTKIDAGKLTLEHIGFSIQAVCEQIEKTLQYKAEERGLNFVTWVKAGIPDVLIGDPYRITQVLLNLAGNAIKFTEKGQVTVSCELTDFTEQDVVVEFTVSDTGIGITPEYLNRIFNEFSQEDSSVTRKFGGTGLGLSICRRLVGLMGGELRIESEKNQGTVISFTLRLPVGAVTDMPSKQLSFGAKAIQAGIKGRRVLLVEDNDFNRLLAKSFLTQASVEVTEAENGAVAVELVRQAPTPFDLILMDVQMPVMNGFETTEFLRQELGLTTPIVALTANAIRGEQQKCLSAGMNDYLAKPFQEQDLLKMVYNWTERNHNEEQAASKLYDLTLLHETARGDQQFIDFMLRTFLQSSTAILQELHAAMADGSLTRLQAGAHKIKPSLMHLHMKQVLEPVDHLEKYSGLFDVAALQPLLDIIDANLRQVMQQLERDTKTSTLQHVSFPEIS